The sequence AGCCCGTTGAGCATATATTGACTATATACCGGCATAACCTGAGAGAATCCCCTCAGGCCAAACAGGCAAAAAATCAATATGCATCCTGCTAATTTTTTCACAGTTATTTACGTTTTAGCGCTTGATAACAACATATCCGCTATATGAAAATTTCTCATCAACTTTCAGGACATAATAATAAGTATCCTCCGGAACAGGTTTCCCCCAATGATCGGTCCCATCCCAATCGTTCTGATAATTATCAGCTTTAAAGATTTCTACTCCCGATCGGTTAAATACTGTAAGTTCATTGGATTTTGAATTGTCCAAACCCAGTATTACAAATTTATCATTTTTCCCGTCATTGTTGGGAGAAAAACCTTTAGGGCTTTTGATATCTTTTATGGTTAAGGTAATCGTATCGGAAGTAACACTACACGAGCCATTGACAACGGTCCATAAAAATTTGCTTTCCCCGAATTTCAAGTCACTAATTAATGAAGTCGGGCTGTTTAAGTCATTAATAGTGCCGGATCCTGATACTTTTGTCCATGTCCCTGTGCCCGCATTGGGAGTCAATGCCTTCATGTTGGTTTCAAACCTGTAATGCAGGACAGTATCATTACCGGCCATTGCCTGATGAGGTTGTTCGTAAAAGGATACCGTCACCTTGTCGGAATCTTTGCATATCCCGTTTATTTCGGTCCAGGTAAAGGTTGGAATGCCATATTTATTAACCTCAACCCTTGTGTTTGGATCATGTTTATCGGTAAAGACTACATCGTAGGGCGTTGACCATGTTCCTGTCCCTACGCTTGGAATGGCTTTAAGTTTATAAACCGGCCCGCAGGTGTCGGCTGTGATTCCGGCATTTGCTTTGGGCACTTCGTAAACTTTAATTTTGGCCATACCCTGTTTGTCGGTAGCTGAACAACCATATTTATCACGCAGGGAGGTGATGGTATAAGTGGAACTCAAAACCGGTTGCACAACCTTAGCCCAGGGATTGCCATTTGTAATACCCGTTTCATGATAACTGGATGTGCCGTCGGAATAAGTCAAAGTGAAAGGATTGTTGCCCGAAAGGTTGAAATTTAAGGTTCTTGATTCACCTTTGCAAATGGTATCATCCAATGTTGATATGGAACCTGTGGGCAGGGGATTTATGCCAACAGTGACTTTCTGGCTGATATCCTGGCAGCAATCGTTCAATCCCGATTTGACTATACGCCGGTAAAAAGTAACTGATGTAAGAGGTACGGAATAAAAATCCCTGGTATTTTGTCCGGTTTCGCTCCACTGGTATGCATCCGGGCTCTGTTGCCAGGAATAGGCATATTGGCCTTCATTCCCATAAGTCGGTGTTGAGCTTTTTAATGTATCACTTGTGTTATAACAAATATTATGGTCATTGGGCAGAATATTGTTCTGAATAGCAGGCAGGACGGCAATTTTAATTTGAGCACTGCTGTCTGTACATACCGACGAAGTTACAGTTCTTCTGAAATATCTGGAATCCGAAAGAGTTGACGGCTGAAATGACGGCTGATTAACACCTGTAGTAGTCCATGTTTTTTGATCTTTACTGGTTTGCCAATTGTACGTGTAATTTGAATTATCACCTCCCGTTGCCACTTTACCTGCAATAAGTTTGGGCAATCCCCCAAAACATATTATTGAATCGTGCGAAACCAATGTATTTACCAAAGCGGGTAAAACCTGTACCTTGATTGAAGTACTGGTGTCCCTGCAAACCTGGTTTAGCCCTGAAACGGCCACTCTTTTGAAATAGGAAGTAGAATGAAGGGTATCCGACTGAAAATTCTGCAGATAATTTGGGCTATAGGCCGGTTGCCAGTGGTTTGCATCATAACTCCTGAACCAGCTATATTGGTATATCCCTGAACCCCCCGAAGGTAATGAACCGGTTGAAATTATCGGGATGTGCCCCTCACAGATTAAGTCGTTCCCACTTATCTGATTGTTGGTAATCTTTGGTAAAACAGTAACCGTAACCAATTTACTGGTGTCTTTACAACAGGAGTCGTTGCCCGAATAGACTATCCTCCGGTATTTTAGGGTATTGTAAAGTTCTGCTCCGGCATAATAATCAACGGAATTATTCCCGGTGGAAGGAATCCAGTTTGAAGCGTCACTGCTTTGTTGCCAATTATATTTGTAAAGTCCCGTCCCCCCCTGCAAGACTTCTTTGCCTTTTAATGTATCGGCTTTTTGATTAAAACAGATAGTCTGGTCTGGAGTAAGATTATTTCCGGATATCAGGTGTAAAACATTCATCTTTACGGTATCGCTTAAATCAATGCAGTTCAGTTTCGAATTGATTGTGGAGATAACTGTTCTCCGGTACAGGGTTGTGTCATTCAGAACTGTGGGAGCATAATTGATATTAGTTCCGCCATCCGGTGTATTCCAGGTTGTTTGTTTCAATGTCTTTGATTCCCATTGGTAGGCCAGGGTACCATATCCTCCATTTGCCGTACTGCCGTTCAGATTTTTGGGCTGTTGGCCCTGACAAATTGTTTGGTCGGCTGTGATCAGATTGTTTTTAATTTCAGGAATAACATTTATTTCTATTTCTGTACTTGTATCAACTACTGATCCTGAGGTAACTATGCGCATGAAATAGGTTGAATCGGTCAGTGCCGGAGGGGCATAATTCATCTGATTATTTATACCCGGGGCCTCTGTCCAGGTGGTGCTTTTTGTTCTCTTTTGCCAGCTGTAGGTATATTCCCCGGTTCCTCCCCTGGGTTGGGAACCGTTCAGGGTATCCGGTATTTGCTGGTAACATATGGTTTGTGGCGAAGCAATGGTATTAAAAAGAAATCCATTTATGGGAAGTATGACGGAATATATACCCTCGCTTAAAATGGCAGGATTCCCGTTGGTAGCGTGATAAGTAACCGTACTTTTTAAATTGGTGCCTGCATTCCCGCCTGTAAGCTTTAGTTTTATATTGCCGGGAAGTGTACTGCCTGAGAAGTTGAATGAGCCTCCGCCTCCGCCTCCGCCAGGTCCTGTTTGATAATAGGTATTATTCGTATTTCCTCCGTTTCCTCCTTTACATTCTATATTGATATCTTTTGAAAAGGATACAGCATCTATTGTGACCATCCCACCGCCGCCGCCACCACCGGCGCCAGCGGTGGCAATCCCTTTGGCATTTTCACCATTGCTGCAAATGGTATCATTGTTTCCGATTATTTTCTGGGTAAGAATGATTACAGCCCCGCCTCCGTTTCCTCCGCGCGTTGCGGTATCCTGTGAATTCTGGGTGCCGGTTCCTCCTCCGCCTCCCAATAAAAGCCTGTCCTTTTTATCAAAAATATAGTTTGTTATTTTTCCTCCAATTCCACCGCTAACGGTGTCATTTGAAATAATACATTCGGAAGTTTGAATGCCTCCAATTCCACCGGAATGTATGCTGGCACCGCCGCCACCGCCGCCGCCTGAAAATTTTCCACCGCCGCCGCCCCCGCCGTTTTCAACCTTACCTGTTCCTTTGGTATAGGGGAAATGAACGGAAATAATCCCTTCTCCTTTTCTTCCTGCACTGTCCGTGGAATTTTCGGTAATATAAGACAGATTATCGCTTTGATGGTAACAGGAATGGTTAAACAGGTCGGTACCCGGCGAGGCACCCCTGAATCCTTTTGCACTTACATCGATATTGTTGTTGAACAATACTGAATCTTTGGCTACAAATGAGAGGATTCCTCCAGTCTTTCCATTCCATGGCCGGCAGGTGAGTTTCCCGGTAATTTTTGCCGACTGATAACCTGGAACCCTGATCAATTGGACAGGTTCATCAGGATCATAAGTTTGAAAGGATTCGGTAAAGGAAATCTTTTTTTCAGGTATATTGACAGAACGCACCAGCAGGAACTCGTATTTTCCAACGGTAAGGGTATTGTCGGCCACTGGATTATTAAGATCAGGTATTCCAACCCCTTTCATCTGAACCAGAAGAACTGTATCCCGCACGTGAAAACCGGAAATGTCGGTAACAGTCACATCC is a genomic window of Bacteroidota bacterium containing:
- a CDS encoding gliding motility-associated C-terminal domain-containing protein — encoded protein: MKNLRYLIILFLTLTIHSSHLKAQVPISDIINIYTEVTALGTDNQDVTVTDISGFHVRDTVLLVQMKGVGIPDLNNPVADNTLTVGKYEFLLVRSVNIPEKKISFTESFQTYDPDEPVQLIRVPGYQSAKITGKLTCRPWNGKTGGILSFVAKDSVLFNNNIDVSAKGFRGASPGTDLFNHSCYHQSDNLSYITENSTDSAGRKGEGIISVHFPYTKGTGKVENGGGGGGGKFSGGGGGGGASIHSGGIGGIQTSECIISNDTVSGGIGGKITNYIFDKKDRLLLGGGGGTGTQNSQDTATRGGNGGGAVIILTQKIIGNNDTICSNGENAKGIATAGAGGGGGGGMVTIDAVSFSKDINIECKGGNGGNTNNTYYQTGPGGGGGGGSFNFSGSTLPGNIKLKLTGGNAGTNLKSTVTYHATNGNPAILSEGIYSVILPINGFLFNTIASPQTICYQQIPDTLNGSQPRGGTGEYTYSWQKRTKSTTWTEAPGINNQMNYAPPALTDSTYFMRIVTSGSVVDTSTEIEINVIPEIKNNLITADQTICQGQQPKNLNGSTANGGYGTLAYQWESKTLKQTTWNTPDGGTNINYAPTVLNDTTLYRRTVISTINSKLNCIDLSDTVKMNVLHLISGNNLTPDQTICFNQKADTLKGKEVLQGGTGLYKYNWQQSSDASNWIPSTGNNSVDYYAGAELYNTLKYRRIVYSGNDSCCKDTSKLVTVTVLPKITNNQISGNDLICEGHIPIISTGSLPSGGSGIYQYSWFRSYDANHWQPAYSPNYLQNFQSDTLHSTSYFKRVAVSGLNQVCRDTSTSIKVQVLPALVNTLVSHDSIICFGGLPKLIAGKVATGGDNSNYTYNWQTSKDQKTWTTTGVNQPSFQPSTLSDSRYFRRTVTSSVCTDSSAQIKIAVLPAIQNNILPNDHNICYNTSDTLKSSTPTYGNEGQYAYSWQQSPDAYQWSETGQNTRDFYSVPLTSVTFYRRIVKSGLNDCCQDISQKVTVGINPLPTGSISTLDDTICKGESRTLNFNLSGNNPFTLTYSDGTSSYHETGITNGNPWAKVVQPVLSSTYTITSLRDKYGCSATDKQGMAKIKVYEVPKANAGITADTCGPVYKLKAIPSVGTGTWSTPYDVVFTDKHDPNTRVEVNKYGIPTFTWTEINGICKDSDKVTVSFYEQPHQAMAGNDTVLHYRFETNMKALTPNAGTGTWTKVSGSGTINDLNSPTSLISDLKFGESKFLWTVVNGSCSVTSDTITLTIKDIKSPKGFSPNNDGKNDKFVILGLDNSKSNELTVFNRSGVEIFKADNYQNDWDGTDHWGKPVPEDTYYYVLKVDEKFSYSGYVVIKR